Genomic segment of Mycobacterium botniense:
CGACCCGACCCTCAACGCCGCTGAACTGCTGAAGGCTTCGGCGTAGGGGGGGCGATGAGCGTCGAGAATCTGAAGGATGCCCTGCCGGAGTACGCCAAAGACCTCAAACTCAACCTCGGCTCGGTGACACGCACCACGCTGCTCAATGAAGAGCAGCTGTGGGGCACCCTATTAGCCAGTGCGGCGGCCAGCCGCAACACACAGGTGCTGGCCGAAATTGCCGCCGAAGCGGTCGGCATTCTGTCGGCTGAGGCCTATCATGCGGCGCTGGGCGCCGCCTCGGTGATGGGTATGAACAACGTGTTCTACCGCGGCCGGGGTTTCCTCGCGGGCCAGTACGACGACCTGCGGCCCGGGTTGCGGATGAACATCATCGCCAACCCCGGCGTGGACAAAAAGAATTTCGAGCTGTGGTGCTTCGCAGTGTCATCGATCAACGGATGCCCCGACTGCGTCACCGCCCACGAGCACACACTGCGCGAAGCAGGCGTCGACCGGGAAACGATTCTGGAAGCGTTGAAAGTCGCCGCGATCGTCGCGGGTGTGGCGCAGGCGATCACCGCTGCCCAAACATTGGCCGCTGCCGGCTGAGCATGACGCTGCCGGCGCCGGGTTGAACACTAGACTTGGCCTTCGTGGCCATCAGCGAGATCGATCTCGACTATCTGCGGCGCTGTGTTGAACTTGCGCGTGTTGCGCTCGACGCCGGAGACGCACCTTTTGGGTCAGTCCTGGTGGACGACGAGGGCCGAACCCTCTACGAAGGCCGCAACCGCTCTGGCAACGGGGACCTCACCCAGCATCCCGAATTCGCCATCGCCCGTTGGGCCGCAGTAAATGTGGCTCCGGTCAGTCGGATTCGGGCGACGGTGTACACGTCTTGTGAACACTGTCCCATGTGCGCGGCCGCCCACGCCTGGGTCGGTCTGGGACGCATTGTCTACGCAACGTCAGCCGCTCAGCTGAACAACTGGCTTGCGGAATGGCGCGCACCCACACCTCCGGTGGCGCCGCTGCCGATCACCACGGTGGCGCCCAAGGCCGTGGTCGACGGCCCGGCACCTGCGCTCGAGGAGGAACTGAAGTCGTTGTACGCGGCCAAATATCAACGGTGAGCCGTCTGGTCCGGTACGCGATGTAGCGGCAGGCCCATCCCGTCGGTTTCGTGGGCGACATCGAGCCGCGCCACCTAGAGTTGCACACGGGCGACGCCTCAGCATAAGCGAGGCGGCAGGGCGGATGAGGGTATCACTCGATGACGGTCAACCGGCGGGTGCCACGACTGCGAGACCTGGCACCGCTGATCCGGTTTGACAAGCCTCGATTCAACCGCAGGAGACGCCTGGAGGCCGCACAGACCATCCACGATCTGCGGCGCATCGCTAAGCGGCGCACCCCGAAGGCCGCATTCGACTACACCGACGGCGCTGCCGAGGACGAGCTGTCGATCGAACGTGCCCGGCAAGCGTTTCGTGAGATCGAATTTCACCCATCAATTTTGCGCGACGTCACGACGGTACGCGCCGGATGGGAGGTCCTCGGCCAGCCGGTAGCGTTGCCTTTCGGGATTGCCCCGACCGGTTTCACTCGACTGATGCACACCGAGGGCGAGATCGCCGGCGCGCGAGCGGCGGCATCAGCGGGGATCCCGTTTTCGCTGTCCACCTTGGGTACCGCTTCGATCGAAGATGTTGCAGCGGCAATTCCGGAGAGCCGCAAATGGTTTCAGCTATACATGTGGCGTGATCGCGACCGCTCCATGGCACTGGTGCGACGGGCTGCGGACGCGGGGTTTGACACGCTGATGGTCACCGTCGATGTGCCGGTCGCCGGGGCGCGGCTGCGCGATATCCGCAACGGGATGACGATCCCGCCGGCGCTGACAGCGCGGACGGTCCTCGATGCGCTGCGGCACCCCACCTGGTGGTTCGATTTGGTGACGACCGAGCCGCTGGCGTTCGCCTCCCTGCAGCGTTGGCCCGGCACCGTCGGCGAGTACCTGGACACCATGTTCGACCCCAGCGTGACGTTTGCGGATCTGGCCTGGATCAAGACCCAGTGGCCGGGCAAGCTGGTTGTCAAGGGGATCCAGACGCTCGAGGACGCCCGCAAGGTCGTCGATGCAGGGGCCGACGGCATAGTGTTGTCGAATCACGGCGGCCGCCAACTCGATCGGGCTCCGGTCCCGTTTCATTTATTGCCCTCGGTTGCGCGCGAAGTGGGCAAGCACACTGAGATCCTGCTGGATACGGGCATCATGTCTGGGGCCGATATCGTCGCTGCCATCGCGCTGGGGGCCCGGTTCACACTGGTCGGGCGAGCGTACTTGTACGGGCTGATGGCCGGTGGCGAAGCAGGTGTGCACCGCGCCATCGAGATTCTCTCCGGACAGTTGACCCGGACTATGCGGCTGCTCGGTGTGACCTGCCTGGAGGAGTTGTCGCCGAAACATGTGACTCAATTGCGGCGGCTGCTGCCGATTTCACCGGCTTCTCGCTGAGTGGCGGGCCGGTGCGCCCGGGATGCGCAGGTGGCTTTCGGCTACTGCACGTGCTGGTCGGAGGCGTGTCGGGTGGGCTTATCGTCGAGCGTGAATCCCCAGGAGCTGTTGGCCTCGGCCAGATCAAAGCCCTCGGTGTTGGCGGCACTGTCGCGGCCCGATTCACCGAAGTTCCCGGAGTCGGCGATGTAGGTGTGGCCCAATGTTTCGGTGCCGGGCAGCTTGCCGGGCGGGAAGTTGGTTTCGATCGCCGCCAGCGCGGCTTCGAACATTTTCTGGCGCCCCCGAATTGCTCCAAGAGCAGTTTCGCGAACGCGGGATTGGGCTCATCAACCCGCACGGTGTACATCATCGCGGTGTTGTGCAAAAACATGGAGCGCTCCTTGACGGTCGGGACCCGGCCGGGGCTTATCCCAGCAGCTCGCGTATACCCGTTTCCGCCGATCGCAACCGGCGGCTGAGGTCCGGCTGATGTGGCGCGCGCGTGCCCGCGCTGTCGTGTGCATCTGGCGGTGTGGTCGGTGGCCATCCGCGTGCGGCGGTGCCGGGGCCAGCCGCGGCCGGTACCGTCGAGACAAAACCGAGATGCCCGGAGGTCACCCCAGCAATGTCGTCGGCCGGTCCGCTGCTCGCCTCAGCCGCCTCGCCGCTGGACCTGGTGGCGGCGCGTGAGCAGATGGCGATCTCGCTGGGCTGGCACATCATCCTGGCCTGCCTGGGCGTCGGGATGCCCGCGTTGACGCTCTTCGCCGAGTGGCGGGGCTGGTGTACCGGCGACGACGCTTACCGGCTGCTGGCGCGTCGGTGGGCTCAGGCCATGGGGGTGCTTTTCGCGGTCGGCGCGGTGTCGGGCACCATCCTGAGCTTCGAGATGGGTCTTTTGTGGCCGGGGATGATGGGCCGCTACGGGCAAGTTATCGGCCTGCCGTTCGCGATCGAGGGTGTCGCGTTCTTCATCGAGGCCATATTTCTCGGCATCTACCTCTACGCGTGGGACCGTCTGCCGGCCCGTACTCACCTGGTATCCGGCATCCCGGTCATCGTCGCGGGCATTGCCTCGGCATTCTTCGTCGTCAGCGCGAACGCGTGGATGAACCAGCCGCGCGGTTTTGCCCTGCGGGACGGCCACGTCAGTGCCGTCGATCCGTATGCCGCGATGTTGAATCCGGCGACCCCGCCGGAGACGATCCATATGATCCTGGCCGCGTTTATGGTGTCCGGTTTCGTCATGGCAAGCGTCTACGCGGTCGGGCTGCTCCGCGGCCGGCGTGACCGTTACCACCGACTCGGGTTTCTGGTCTCGTTCACTGCCGCCGCCATCGTCACCCCGCTGCAGATCGTCGCCGGTGATTACGCTGCCCGCTTCCTCGTCGCCAAACAGCCGATCAAACTGGCTGCGATCG
This window contains:
- a CDS encoding alkyl hydroperoxide reductase → MSVENLKDALPEYAKDLKLNLGSVTRTTLLNEEQLWGTLLASAAASRNTQVLAEIAAEAVGILSAEAYHAALGAASVMGMNNVFYRGRGFLAGQYDDLRPGLRMNIIANPGVDKKNFELWCFAVSSINGCPDCVTAHEHTLREAGVDRETILEALKVAAIVAGVAQAITAAQTLAAAG
- a CDS encoding nucleoside deaminase, producing the protein MAISEIDLDYLRRCVELARVALDAGDAPFGSVLVDDEGRTLYEGRNRSGNGDLTQHPEFAIARWAAVNVAPVSRIRATVYTSCEHCPMCAAAHAWVGLGRIVYATSAAQLNNWLAEWRAPTPPVAPLPITTVAPKAVVDGPAPALEEELKSLYAAKYQR
- a CDS encoding alpha-hydroxy acid oxidase, whose protein sequence is MTVNRRVPRLRDLAPLIRFDKPRFNRRRRLEAAQTIHDLRRIAKRRTPKAAFDYTDGAAEDELSIERARQAFREIEFHPSILRDVTTVRAGWEVLGQPVALPFGIAPTGFTRLMHTEGEIAGARAAASAGIPFSLSTLGTASIEDVAAAIPESRKWFQLYMWRDRDRSMALVRRAADAGFDTLMVTVDVPVAGARLRDIRNGMTIPPALTARTVLDALRHPTWWFDLVTTEPLAFASLQRWPGTVGEYLDTMFDPSVTFADLAWIKTQWPGKLVVKGIQTLEDARKVVDAGADGIVLSNHGGRQLDRAPVPFHLLPSVAREVGKHTEILLDTGIMSGADIVAAIALGARFTLVGRAYLYGLMAGGEAGVHRAIEILSGQLTRTMRLLGVTCLEELSPKHVTQLRRLLPISPASR
- a CDS encoding cytochrome ubiquinol oxidase subunit I — protein: MSSAGPLLASAASPLDLVAAREQMAISLGWHIILACLGVGMPALTLFAEWRGWCTGDDAYRLLARRWAQAMGVLFAVGAVSGTILSFEMGLLWPGMMGRYGQVIGLPFAIEGVAFFIEAIFLGIYLYAWDRLPARTHLVSGIPVIVAGIASAFFVVSANAWMNQPRGFALRDGHVSAVDPYAAMLNPATPPETIHMILAAFMVSGFVMASVYAVGLLRGRRDRYHRLGFLVSFTAAAIVTPLQIVAGDYAARFLVAKQPIKLAAIEGVYQTGSHVPLTIGGFPVDGQLRYGLKIPDGLSLLVGFRPETVITGLDSAPADARPPVVVHLTFDLMVGSGFALLLLVAWLGVTWWRRRDLPRNRWFLRAAALAGAAACVALETGWVTTEVGRQPWIVWGFLRTADAVNPAPGLAASLLVVSAVYVLLTVGTVLVLRRMAHSRRMFAPRQPVEAG